In Juglans regia cultivar Chandler chromosome 13, Walnut 2.0, whole genome shotgun sequence, the following proteins share a genomic window:
- the LOC118344290 gene encoding uncharacterized protein LOC118344290: MDSIRAEKLRAMNSYKKINQFLYNLILHSLISLSCSLLFSYPYWFPSLRCTMKHFLSASLPNISAVFTNPKCLFVVVNVIVVFLVGESKLVASNSSPVGDLYDEYIERSQNLRGQKYSTFQEIREVEKNSETQDHGYNNIINHASLREEESNRPDEKEEKKLEMNLIEDSSSSTTTRIEGKEVIKEKEKEKEKEVVKAEEEKEVNVKAEDDVELDEEEETGLPAEELNRRADEFIARVNRQMWIEAI, from the coding sequence ATGGATTCAATTCGGGCTGAAAAGCTTAGAGCCATGAACAGCTACAAGAAGATCAACCAGTTCCTATACAATCTCATTCTTCATTCTCTCATATCGTTATCGTGTAGTTTACTGTTTTCCTACCCTTACTGGTTTCCCTCTCTGCGCTGTACAATGAAGCATTTTCTGTCTGCCtctctcccaaatatttctgCTGTCTTCACCAACCCCAAGTGCTTGTTCGTAGTAGTCAATGTCATAGTTGTCTTCCTCGTGGGAGAATCAAAGCTTGTCGCCTCAAACTCATCCCCGGTCGGTGACCTTTACGATGAATATATTGAGAGGAGTCAGAATCTCAGGGGACAGAAGTACTCCACTTTTCAAGAAATTAGGGAAGTGGAGAAGAATTCTGAAACTCAAGATCATgggtataataatattattaaccaCGCATCTCTCAGGGAAGAGGAATCCAATCGTCCagatgaaaaagaagagaagaaactggagatgaatttgattgaggacagtagtagtagtactacgaCTAGGATTGAAGGGAAAGAAGtgatcaaagaaaaagaaaaagaaaaagaaaaagaagttgttAAAgccgaagaagaaaaagaagttaaTGTTAAAGCAGAAGATGATGTTGAACtagatgaagaggaagagactGGATTGCCTGCTGAGGAGCTAAACAGAAGAGCAGACGAGTTTATTGCCAGGGTCAACAGACAGATGTGGATTGAAGCGATTtaa
- the LOC109003212 gene encoding uncharacterized protein LOC109003212, producing MGKLLCDSTTVAETFQTSSPNRPWRDPKSSPASLDAIDAEDLVDQTTTTTTAWDDVHGLEDQQKRHLQRLHAKGVLWKRPEDELSSTSVVFRLSHGGEVSADGNCLFTASQKAMAGPGSARGVEARELRRRTVRRFLEDFGSAAAEEKEAIDEVIRHMYAPDLKNGWGIHVVQELKLLAKKSDRLALDSAIDELVQLGMQREVAAESIYKERCIQVHDGPNWAKYMSISGSSDDEYDIVTLQYTEEGLLSIDENREGHAAAFGDDIAIECLATEFKREIYVVQAHGSDAMVEEENCVFFLPHRPRSQICEPPFFLFMKGTGWCGAGADHYEPLIAHPSSYVSLEKVAMVL from the exons ATGGGGAAACTGCTATGTGATTCGACGACCGTTGCGGAGACATTTCAAACCTCCTCACCGAACCGCCCGTGGAGGGATCCGAAGTCTTCGCCGGCTTCTCTAGATGCAATCGACGCCGAAGATCTCGTTGACCAAACCACCACCACGACCACCGCTTGGGACGACGTTCATGGACTGGAGGACCAGCAGAAGCGCCACCTCCAGAGACTTCACGCCAAGGGGGTCCTCTGGAAGCGTCCCGAGGATGAGTTGTCCTCGACCTCCGTCGTGTTCCGTCTGTCGCACGGAGGGGAGGTATCGGCCGATGGAAACTGCCTCTTCACGGCGTCGCAGAAGGCCATGGCCGGGCCGGGGTCGGCGCGTGGGGTAGAAGCGCGTGAGTTGCGGAGGCGTACGGTGAGGCGTTTCTTGGAGGATTTTGGATCTGCCGCGGCGGAGGAGAAGGAGGCCATCGACGAGGTGATTAGGCACATGTACGCGCCCGATCTGAAGAACGGGTGGGGGATCCACGTGGTTCAGGAACTTAAGTTGCTGGCCAAGAAATCGGATCGCTTGGCTTTGGATTCCGCCATTGACGAGCTGGTTCAGCTTGGCATGCAAAG AGAGGTGGCGGCGGAGTCTATTTACaaagaaagatgtattcaggtGCATGATGGCCCGAATTGGGCCAAATACATGTCGATCTCTGGTTCATCTGATGATGAATATGATATCGTCACATTGCAGTATACTGAGGAGGGTCTATTATCTATAGATGAGAATAGGGAAGGTCATGCTGCAGCTTTCGGAGATGATATAGCTATAGAATGTCTTGCAACGGAGTTCAAGAGGGAAATATACGTG GTGCAAGCACATGGATCAGATGCAATGGTTGAGGAAGAAAATTGTGTATTCTTCCTCCCACATCGGCCTAGGAGTCAAATTTGTGAACctccctttttccttttcatgaaAGGAACAG GCTGGTGTGGTGCTGGAGCTGATCACTATGAGCCCCTGATTGCCCATCCTTCTTCGTATGTTTCCCTGGAGAAGGTTGCAATGGTACTTTGA
- the LOC109003214 gene encoding uncharacterized protein LOC109003214, which yields MSGISLAVAPRTEPEETDTAAPPQKKPFPQNQQRQQSVMGNIMESLRLVELQLIAFILVFSVSGLVPLLDLVFPAFTTAYVLVLSRWVFPSRGSSVGSRSQEISQRSKFFRFYVVLGTTIGLFLPLAYVLGGFSRADDHAVRSATPHLFLLSFQILTENVITGLSLFSPPVRALVPLLYSVRRIFVIIDWLNDVWTNQTLPPSSQLKDIAWFWFGRSLAVANLVYFSINLFGFLIPKFLPRSFEKYFRDRNEIHAKIEENKRSAAINKAQPTDNKKAD from the exons ATGTCTGGCATATCTCTAGCTGTGGCTCCTCGGACGGAGCCTGAAGAAACCGACACAGCTGCGCCACCCCAAAAAAAGCCATTCCCCCAAAACCAACAGCGGCAACAGTCAGTGATGGGTAACATAATGGAATCACTGCGCCTTGTAGAACTCCAACTCATAGCCTTTATCTTAGTTTTCTCAGTCAGCGGTCTCGTCCCACTCCTCGATCTAGTCTTCCCTGCCTTCACCACTGCCTATGTTCTAGTTCTCTCGCGCTGGGTCTTTCCTTCCCGCGGCAGTAGTGTCGGTTCCAGGTCGCAGGAAATTTCCCAGAGAAGTAAATTCTTTAGGTTCTACGTGGTTTTGGGAACCACGATAGGGCTGTTCTTGCCGCTGGCGTACGTGTTGGGTGGGTTCTCCAGGGCAGATGACCATGCAGTCCGGTCAGCCACACCTCACTTGTTCTTGCTCTCTTTCCAGATACTGACTGAGAATGTCATTACTGGGTTGTCTTTATTTTCCCCACCTGTGAGGGCATTAGTGCCTTTGCTCTATAGCGTCCGGAGGATCTTTGTTATCATTGATTGGTTAAACGACGTTTGGACTAACCAAACACTGCCTCCAAGTTCACAACTTAAG GATATAGCGTGGTTTTGGTTTGGAAGGAGCCTTGCAGTTGCCAATCTAGTGTATTTCTCAATCAATCTGTTTGGATTTTTGATTCCGAAATTCCTTCCAAGGTCCTTCGAAAAGTATTTCAGGGATAGAAATGAGATTCATGCCAAGATTGAGGAGAATAAGCGTTCTGCAGCCATTAACAAAGCTCAACCAACAGATAACAAGAAGGCCGATTAG